The Neurospora crassa OR74A linkage group IV, whole genome shotgun sequence genome has a segment encoding these proteins:
- a CDS encoding TPR repeat protein, whose translation MEDVTKSAESLNISNDNDASESSAPAVIGPAPPPPGADLSALFGNLPPGALAANAKPMTVQETFEEMNKHPLFMTSLPSDEDNEELAALQALAYEGTPLENAQNFKEQGNECFKAKQWKDAKEFYGKGIAVLVKADRERRDPAFKAKVEEEKRKREEEARKAREEGDAKAKMEADLENVKAEMPIAEAKEDKEEKKEDELSEEETIKQEASLLETLYCNRAACHLSLANYRSCTLDCAAALRLNPSNLKALYRSGRALLSVSKIAEADDACARGLEIDPSNAALKQLARDLIAKNEEITRKQRAEEARLEKERRKKTLKKAALEARGIKTRSTDDPPSMEDACIQLVPDPLDPQSELSFPVMLLYPLKLESDFIKEFRETESVGQHLEYILPDMPWDEEGDYDRPDKVECYMESVSGGLIRVPQKASLLRVLSSGKTEVVDELVRIFVVPKGEKAEGWIKEWKEKKAGEKK comes from the coding sequence ATGGAGGACGTTACAAAATCCGCCGAGTCTCTCAACATTTCTAACGACAATGACGCCTCTGAGTCGTCAGCTCCGGCCGTCATCGGCCCAGCTCCGCCCCCGCCCGGCGCCGACCTCTCCGCCCTCTTTGGCAACCTTCCTCCCGGTGCGCTCGCCGCCAACGCCAAACCCATGACGGTCCAAGAGACCTTCGAGGAGATGAACAAGCACCCCCTCTTCATGACCTCCCTGCCCTCCGACGAGGATAACGAGGAGCTCGCTGCCCTGCAGGCGCTCGCGTACGAGGGCACCCCCCTTGAGAATGCGCAGAACTTCAAGGAGCAAGGAAATGAGTGCTTCAAGGCCAAGCAGTGGAAGGACGCAAAGGAGTTTTATGGCAAGGGCATCGCGGTGCTGGTAAAGGCCGACAGGGAGAGACGGGATCCGGCCTTCAAGGCGAAAGTCGAAGAGGAGAAGCGgaagcgggaggaggaggcgcgcAAGGCCCGGGAGGAGGGTgacgccaaggccaagatggAGGCGGATCTGGAGAATGTCAAGGCTGAGATGCCTATCGCggaagcaaaagaagataaagaggaaaagaaggaggacgagctaagcgaggaggagacgaTCAAGCAAGAAGCCTCGCTGCTCGAAACCCTCTACTGCAACCGCGCCGCCTGCCATTTGTCGCTCGCCAATTACCGCTCCTGCACGCTCGACTGCGCCGCCGCGCTCCGTCTCAACCCATCCAACCTCAAAGCCCTGTACCGCTCCGGCCGCGCTTTGTTGTCTGTCTCCAAGATCGCCGAGGCCGACGACGCCTGCGCGCGCGGTCTCGAGATCGACCCCTCCAACGCCGCCCTCAAGCAACTCGCCCGCGACCTGATTGCCAAAAACGAGGAAATCACCCGCAAGCAGCGGGCCGAGGAGGCGCGTCTGGAGAAAGAACGGCGCAAGAAGACGCTCAAGAAAGCGGCGCTCGAGGCACGCGGTATCAAGACCCGCTCGACCGATGACCCGCCTTCGATGGAGGATGCTTGCATCCAGCTTGTGCCTGATCCGCTTGACCCTCAGTCGGAGCTGAGTTTCCCCGTCATGCTGCTGTACCCCTTGAAGCTGGAGAGTGATTTTATCAAGGAGTTCAGGGAGACCGAAAGTGTGGGCCAGCATTTGGAGTATATCCTGCCGGACATGCCGTgggatgaggagggggaCTATGATAGACCCGACAAAGTGGAGTGTTACATGGAGAGTGTCAGCGGCGGGCTGATCAGGGTCCCGCAAAAGGCGAGCTTGTTGAGGGTGTTGAGTAGTGGGAAGacggaggtggtggatgagTTGGTTAGAATATTTGTGGTGCCGAAGGGGGAGAAAGCGGAGGGCTGGATTAAggagtggaaggagaagaaggcgggaGAGAAGAAATGA